One stretch of Akkermansia sp. RCC_12PD DNA includes these proteins:
- a CDS encoding DUF932 domain-containing protein, whose protein sequence is MNTHTSTRELYRNRDNSPLDRVQIRRVAPSVFADREDESRSEKYRFVSSDSLLDQMEEAGFLVVGAQEQRTRKPDGTPTRKHLIRFTHRDVLEHNRDQRIEVVMINSHNGSCSYQLMAGIFRLVCTNGLIVGARIAAINIRHMGHAGDEVIAASLQLASETPRIMDDIYRMQGVELPYKRQVDFVHEAARLRLGDDYEDRIRPEALLSPRRWNDIGFTAGGPATVWQCFNRVQENLIRGGVPLKPQKEGAYRRRSLRALNGIDGNTRLNRELWDLADSYTLNN, encoded by the coding sequence ATGAATACTCATACATCCACACGCGAACTCTATCGCAACCGCGACAACAGCCCGCTGGACAGAGTCCAGATCCGACGTGTCGCACCCTCCGTCTTCGCCGACCGCGAGGACGAGAGCCGCTCGGAGAAATACCGCTTCGTCTCCTCCGACTCCCTGCTCGACCAGATGGAAGAAGCCGGGTTTCTCGTCGTCGGAGCCCAGGAACAGCGTACCCGGAAACCGGACGGCACCCCCACCCGCAAACATCTGATTCGTTTCACCCACCGGGATGTGCTGGAACACAACCGTGACCAGCGTATCGAAGTGGTCATGATCAACAGTCACAACGGCAGCTGCTCCTACCAGCTCATGGCCGGGATCTTCCGGCTGGTCTGTACCAACGGTCTGATTGTAGGGGCTCGTATTGCCGCGATCAACATCCGCCACATGGGCCATGCCGGGGACGAGGTGATCGCCGCCAGTCTTCAGTTGGCCTCTGAAACGCCCCGTATCATGGACGACATCTATCGCATGCAGGGAGTCGAACTACCCTACAAGCGACAGGTGGACTTCGTTCATGAAGCGGCCCGGCTGCGCCTGGGAGACGACTACGAAGACAGGATACGTCCCGAAGCTCTTCTGTCTCCCCGGCGTTGGAACGACATCGGCTTTACGGCGGGAGGACCGGCTACCGTCTGGCAGTGCTTCAACCGGGTTCAGGAAAACCTGATCCGGGGAGGCGTTCCCTTGAAGCCCCAGAAGGAAGGTGCTTATCGCCGCCGTTCCCTGCGGGCTCTCAACGGTATTGACGGCAATACGCGCCTGAACCGGGAGCTCTGGGATCTGGCCGACAGCTATACCTTGAACAACTGA